The proteins below come from a single Aegilops tauschii subsp. strangulata cultivar AL8/78 chromosome 6, Aet v6.0, whole genome shotgun sequence genomic window:
- the LOC109748286 gene encoding DNA (cytosine-5)-methyltransferase DRM2, producing the protein MADRDSDSDDNVKFDWESDGEAEPSSAPAFRNSDAPGPSTLANEEAPSTALIEEYVAMGFPKEIVVKGMKEIGHSDADALLELILTYQALGADDAVGNCSTSGCAPQGVEEEEDDDDLDFENWDGDDDDVGGRGTNCDDPGDEDFLQEMSQKDKKINSLVDMGFPEDEANIAITRCGVDADLCVLVDSISASLVAGDFNSRNISDHQVMDRCFDSFGGRKKARLMEESKKRRMQYAQGSGSSFAGSHDEPTRIPDPMVGFNLPSDRKPSMTRMLPEQAVGPPFFYFQNVARAPRGAWTTISKKFYDIQPEFVDSKYFCAASRESGYIHNLPIENREALLPFPLKTVFDAFPHYKKWWPSWDPRRQLNCLQASVATAKLTDQIQRTLARSGNPSVQKHVVDECKTWDLVWVGKNKVAQLEPDEMESLLGFPRDHTRGVVKTERYKSLANSFQVDTVAYHLSVLRDMFPNGVNVLSLSTGIGGGEVALHRLGIRMRTVVSVEEGETNRRIFEGWWDQTQTGKLVQIANLKSLTNERIASLVGRFGCFDLVIGGSQGEQSALLYDYPRILDAIKSAMARM; encoded by the exons ATGGCG GACCGGGATAGCGACAGTGATGACAATGTTAAGTTTGACTGGGAAAGTGATGGTGAGGCTGAGCCTTCATCAGCTCCGGCTTTCAGGAACTCGGATGCTCCTGGCCCATCCACGCTG GCCAACGAGGAAGCGCCGTCTACTGCTTTAATTGAGGAATATGTAGCAATGGGTTTCCCAAAAGAGATAGTCGTGAAGGGCATGAAGGAGATTG GGCATAGCGATGCAGATGCATTGCTCGAGCTAATTCTCACATATCAG GCACTAGGTGCTGATGATGCAGTGGGTAACTGCTCTACTTCTGGCTGCGCTCCTCAGggtgttgaagaagaagaagatgatgatgatcttgatTTTGAGAATTGGGATGGCGACGATGACGATGTTGGTGGTAGAGGGACCAACTGTGATGATCCTGGTGATGAG GATTTTCTACAAGAGATGTCACAGAAAGATAAGAAGATCAACTCATTAGTAGACATGGGTTTTCCTGAAGATGAGGCAAATATTGCTATTACGAGATGCG GTGTGGATGCTGATCTCTGTGTATTAGTTGATTCGATTAGTGCATCACTGGTTGCAGGAGATTTCAATTCCAGAAACATATCTGACCATCAG GTTATGGATAGATGCTTTGATTCGTTTGGAGGGAGAAAGAAAGCAAGATTGATGGAAGAGAGCAAGAAAAGGAGGATGCAATATGCACAAGGCAGTGGATCCTCCTTTGCTGGTAGCCATGATGAGCCAACGCGTATCCCAGATCCTATGGTTGGATTTAATCTGCCCAGTGACAGAAAACCGTCAATGACCAGAATGCTTCCTGAACAAGCTGTCGGACCACCTTTTTTCTACTTTCAGAATGTGGCCCGAGCTCCAAGAGGTGCATGGACGaccatttcaaaaaaattctacgacATTCAACCAGAGTTTGTGGATTCCAAGTATTTTTGTGCAGCTTCAAGGGAAAGTGGGTACATCCATAATTTGCCAATTGAGAACAGAGAAGCTCTTCTCCCTTTCCCTCTAAAGACCGTATTTGATGCATTCCCTCATTATAAGAAGTGGTGGCCTTCTTGGGACCCAAGAAGGCAGCTCAACTGCTTGCAAGCAAGTGTGGCAACTGCAAAGTTGACAGACCAGATCCAGCGTACTCTTGCAAGATCAGGCAACCCAAGTGTTCAGAAACATGTGGTGGATGAGTGCAAAACTTGGGATCTTGTCTGGGTAGGGAAAAACAAGGTTGCTCAGTTGGAGCctgatgagatggaatctctgctCGGTTTCCCAAGGGACCACACAAGGGGAGTCGTCAAGACAGAGAGGTACAAATCTCTTGCGAACTCCTTCCAAGTTGATACAGTTGCTTACCACCTATCAGTGCTGAGGGACATGTTTCCCAATGGTGTCAATGTGCTGTCCTTGTCCACCGGAATTGGAGGAGGAGAGGTAGCTTTGCACAGGCTTGGGATCCGCATGAGGACAGTGGTGTCTGTTGAGGAAGGCGAAACTAATAGGAGGATTTTTGAGGGTTGGTGGGATCAGACCCAGACAGGCAAGCTGGTTCAGATTGCCAACCTGAAATCTCTCACTAATGAGAGAATTGCATCGTTAGTTGGTAGATTTGGTTGCTTCGACTTGGTGATTGGGGGCAGCCAAGGTGAGCAATCTGCTTTGTTGTACGACTACCCCAGAATCTTGGATGCCATCAAGTCAGCTATGGCAAGGATGTAG
- the LOC109748287 gene encoding uncharacterized protein has protein sequence MGGGEGKSRKRRSSPSSGEEDERERKKRRDKKESRRSGRDGRGSDEEEERRRRKKKHGDRGKDKERDSKERRSKEKEKSKRKDKDAPSLKQDIKEISKDDYFAKNNEFATWLKEEKGKYFSDLSSESARDIFLKFVKQWNKGKLPSQYYVGITTGPRSAHNWNIKKA, from the exons ATGGGCGGCGGCGAGGGCAAGTCGAGGAAGCGCCGCTCTTCCCCCTCCTCAG GGGAGGAAGATGAGAGGGAGCGGAAGAAGAGGCGGGACAAGAAGGAGAGCAGGAGGAGCGGCCGCGACGGCAGGGgcagcgacgaggaggaggagaggcggaggaggaagaagaagcacggcGACAGGGGCAAAGACAAAG AGAGGGATTCGAAGGAGAGGCGTtccaaggagaaggagaagagcaAGCGAAAAGACAAGGATGCT CCATCGCTAAAACAGGACATCAAAGAAATATCCAAGGACGACTACTTTGCAAAGAACAATGAGTTTGCAACCTGGTTGAAGGAAGAGAAGGGCAAATATTTCTCCGACCTTTCTTCAGAGTCTGCCCGTGATATCTTCCTCAAGTTCGTGAAACAATGGAACAAGGGGAAGCTGCCATCGCAATACTACGTGGGCATCACCACTGGGCCCCGATCAGCACACAACTGGAACATCAAGAAGGCATGA
- the LOC109748285 gene encoding glycine cleavage system H protein 2, mitochondrial produces MAMAASRSLWASRAASYLKISAFPRAFSTVLKDLKYAETHEWVKVDGDSATVGITDHAQDHLGDVVYVELPEVGASVSQGTNFGAVESVKATSDINSPVSGEVIAVNDELLEKPALVNGDPYEGGWIIKVKVSDAGELNSLMDDKKYSKFCEEEDSKH; encoded by the exons ATGGCCATGGCCGCCTCCAGATCGCTCTGGGCCTCCCGCGCCGCCTCCTACCTCAAGATCTCCGCCTTCCCCAGGGCCTTCTCCACCG TGCTGAAGGATCTGAAGTATGCTGAAACCCATGAATGGGTGAAGGTTGATGGTGATTCCGCAACCGTTGGGATTACAGACCATGCCCAG GACCATTTGGGTGATGTTGTGTATGTGGAGCTGCCAGAAGTTGGCGCCTCTGTATCCCAGGGAACGAACTTTGGTGCTGTTGAAAGTGTGAAGGCAACCAGTGACATCAACTCGCCGGTGTCTGGAGAGGTCATTGCAGTGAATGATGAACTACTAGAGAAACCAGCATTG GTCAATGGAGATCCATATGAGGGCGGCTGGATCATCAAGGTCAAGGTCAGCGATGCAGGTGAGCTCAATTCACTGATGGATGACAAGAAGTACTCAAAATTCTGCGAGGAAGAGGacagcaagcattaa
- the LOC109748284 gene encoding uncharacterized protein, with amino-acid sequence MPPRRRGASGYRGVRQRPNGGFYSEIGPAEAELWLGLGTFETAHEAARAYDAAAWRLGRPRPQINFQDVDTLQQALDVAPPPRLTTAQDRVKHAERQRRLLVAQEDERVMADWRRRHLEDVTYEQAYWARRREEETQRRREERLDTRRRKTLALSQCEIVENGGQTIFTSDDDRWEDMWLDTSDQTSEDGDDDDDDDDWSRL; translated from the coding sequence atgccgccgcgccgccgaggAGCGTCGGGCTACCGCGGCGTCCGCCAGCGCCCCAACGGCGGGTTCTACTCCGAGATAGGTCCAGCCGAGGCCGAGCTCTGGCTCGGCCTCGGCACCTTCGAGACGGCgcacgaggccgcccgcgcgtacgacgcggcggcgtggcgcctagGCAGGCCGCGCCCGCAGATAAACTTCCAGGACGTGGACACGCTCCAGCAGGCGCTGGacgtcgccccgccgcctcgtctTACCACGGCACAAGACCGTGTGAAGCACGCTGAgcggcagcgccgcctcctcgtcgcccaGGAGGACGAGCGGGTCATGGCGGACTGGCGCCGGCGCCATCTGGAGGACGTCACCTACGAGCAAGCCTACTGGGCAAGGCGCCGCGAGGAGGAGACGCAAAGGCGCCGCGAGGAGCGGTTGGACACGCGTCGGCGGAAGACCCTGGCGTTATCGCAGTGCGAAATCGTTGAGAATGGTGGGCAGACGATCTTTACGTCTGATGATGATCGTTGGGAGGACATGTGGCTCGATACCTCGGACCAGACCAGCGAGGatggcgatgatgatgatgatgacgacgactgGAGTAGGCTGTAG